Below is a genomic region from Medicago truncatula cultivar Jemalong A17 chromosome 3, MtrunA17r5.0-ANR, whole genome shotgun sequence.
tatACATTTTTGTTCCCACATGTCTCATAATATTCTCCTAATGCTTGTTATTGTCATgcttgaaaacaaaatattaataataagagaGCACTGTGtatttaaaatgaaatgaaaattcaaatgTAGTCATCGATGTACCAAAAATTATACAAGTCACGTGCCCTTATACTATTGGTTAACAtgctaaaaaaataaagcagTAACTAGCTAAAGAAGATTTCTGCTTGATGTTTATAAAAACCATAACATTTCATCACAACATCCAGTCAAATGAAATATGGATGGTTCCAAGTTTTAGAAACAACCAATTCTTGAAACAAGTGTGAATTTTGTCATTAAAAGTATAATAATCGTgtaaaaaaatccataaaacaCTCAAAATTATACCTTGTCGTTGCCGAAGATGATCCCAAAACAATATTACTAAAGAACCTGAAGtcctaaaaacaaaatatgcaaATGAATTCACCATCGCAAtttacaaaaaacaaattaaggaCCAGAAGCTCCTGAAGATTCAGCAGCATCCTCCAATCTCAATGTTATGGCTACTTCTTCAATCATTTTACCTTTATCAGCTGAACCTTCCACAGCCTTATTCAACCTTGTTAAccaaatatcataatcaacaggATATGGAGTTCCACAAAGACTATCCACATAATCAGCAAAACCTTTCAATAGAGCAGAAACCTGACcgagatgttgttgaattgaacgCTTCGCCCAACTATTCTCTCTCCATTGTAAAGCAGACTCAATAGAATCTTGTTGACTCATAGTCCCTCcggtaataaaataaatgatgtaGACAATGCTTTCAGCATCAGATGAAGGACAAAGCTTCCCATGCTGAAGTGCATGAGATGATGAGAATTGTAAATTTATAGCAGGGCTGTCTCTATCTTCCAACACTGCACGGCCCCAAGATATTGGGACATACATTGCTTGGTTGTGGTGGTTTCTAATATTATTGCCTTGTTTTTCAACAACGCGTATTATGTTTTCCGGACAAATATCACCATGCTGGACATTAGCTATAGCTGCACTTCTTAGAGCAACCAGACAGTCTCGGCACAAGCGCATTGCTTCGTCGGCAGAAAATGTTCCTTCGTTAGAAACTACAGATGATAATGGCTCGCCTACTGGAGATGTTACTAGTATTGGTGTTCCACACCATGGATGATCACACTTTCCTCCTGGACTTTCTTTGTTGCAATGACCGGAATGTACAATCCTACCAGAGGCAACAATTTCCGGTAAATATTTGCTCAAGATTCCTTGATTCCTCAAAATGTTTAGAACTTTTGTTTGGCGTTGTACTTGATACCAAAGGCTCATATCCTCCCAAGAGGGCTCGAGTCTTGATGTATGCGCGCCGACGTATAAAGACAGTAACGCCAAGGGGTGATCTAAACATATAGCACTATATAGATAATAGTTCCCTCGTACCAGATATTCATGAATTTGGAAACTTCTCTGTCCTTGTTGTGGATCATCCAAGACTACTACGTCACCGTGTTTAAGCTTTAGCCGTGAGGGTCGGTTGTtggaaaataaatcattttgatCAACTTCAACAATCTCTCCATCTTGATGATCATAATAAGGCACAAGTGCATTTTCAGTTTCAATTATGCAGCATTCTGTCCGGCGCTTCTGAAGGCGAAAGCTATGATCTGAGATCAATGTGGCGACTGATTTTCTTGGTGGTCCATTCCATTGAGCAATGGAGTAGAATGTTGCCAATAGTATCTGCAGAGCTCCTATATCTCCCCAGTTTGGATTTCCTAATTGGTTCCATATTGGTTCAGCCGGGGTGATGCAAATTTCAGCGTACGTTTTGATCCATTCAGCAACAGAAAGATACGGATTGTTTGAGTTCGATAAATCAAGTTTTCCAAGGTCACCACTGAACTTTATCACCACTCCAGACTTAGAATCAAGAACTAAAAGGAAAACGGAATCACTGTTGACAGAACTAATCTTGCTCAAACTCCGAGAAACAAGAACATGAAAACCGTAAAAGAGAGCTTCACAAATAGTGTTGGCTGATACTCTCAAAGCATTGTCCAACAATAATTCTGGCTTGAATATGGCAAACTCAACCACTTGATcccatttaatttttgaatcaGTTGATGCTTTTGATATCAAACCTAAACCACGCATTTCCCTTAGCCTGCCCCTTGATATTGCTTTTTCAACACTATTGAACTTTGAACCAGGATAAGAGGGACATGAGACACATAACGGTAGTGGTCCACTTTTATGCCAAAAAGTACGCCAGAGACCAATGATAACCGCATGAAGGAAATCCTCTACAGCTAGATACTGGTCTTCTATAAGCTCTTCAGAAACCTCGGAGAATATGGGCATACGGACAAGTTGCTGAAATGGAACCCCCTCCAACGCCACATCTAGCTTGCGCAACTCACCAATTGTGAAGAGAGAACTAAAACCATGCATCCCATCTACTGAATCACTATTTAAATTCTCCATGACCCATTCATCAAGATATTGTGTGAATAACTCAAGGTCAACCAGTTTTCTTCCATATTCCTTGAGTCCCTTTAACGCTCTTCTTGAAATGGGAACAAATTTGCTCAACCCTGACGCCCCAGAGACAGTACTAGCAGAAATAACTGGCATATAAGAAAACTgtgttatattatataatatatattcataaaaataaaaattatttatttttatggggGAGAGAGGGAGGAGGACATTAGTACAAACCAGAGCTAGACTTCCTGAAACTTCCATCCTGACTTTTTCCTGGCGATGAATCCATTCCATTTTGCAAAAAACCTGATTCATGTGATTAAAAAGGCCGTGCATTAGATGAgtctttatatataaatatgtcgTGATTAAGTAAATAATTGAGcattttcttaaagaaatacAGTCTATATCTCTAAATCCTATTAGCACTGTTTCATGTCCCAAATacacaataaaaagaaagacTATATTTGGGAACACTAACTATTAATACTAATCATTCAGCTTGAGTCTTGAGCTGCCAGAGTAATGAATACATTTTCTctaatacaatatttacatgGAACATAGTATATACATAATGGGGGCTGCTAACTTACACCTAAGGGTGTAACGGTTCGGTTTGGATcgattttttgtcaaaaaaaatgtctGAACCAATGAAATCTTCATCGGTtcagtttggttcggtttttactatttttaaaaaagaaaccgaaccaaactagtcggtttggtttggtttggatcggtttgtttgaaaatacaattaaaaaaaaatcatattttcacaaatttgtatttcatgCATACAACATACTCAAGTATTTCATAGAACTTTGTTTTCCATGTTCTCTGTTTTTCAAACTACTTTCTATAACTAACATCAAAAACTAACAAGAGATGGATGATCCCAACGACGATGAGGAACGATTGGTTAGGTGTGACTGGCGGATAGCGTTCTTTTTTAGTAT
It encodes:
- the LOC25489891 gene encoding uncharacterized protein, coding for MQSGFLQNGMDSSPGKSQDGSFRKSSSVISASTVSGASGLSKFVPISRRALKGLKEYGRKLVDLELFTQYLDEWVMENLNSDSVDGMHGFSSLFTIGELRKLDVALEGVPFQQLVRMPIFSEVSEELIEDQYLAVEDFLHAVIIGLWRTFWHKSGPLPLCVSCPSYPGSKFNSVEKAISRGRLREMRGLGLISKASTDSKIKWDQVVEFAIFKPELLLDNALRVSANTICEALFYGFHVLVSRSLSKISSVNSDSVFLLVLDSKSGVVIKFSGDLGKLDLSNSNNPYLSVAEWIKTYAEICITPAEPIWNQLGNPNWGDIGALQILLATFYSIAQWNGPPRKSVATLISDHSFRLQKRRTECCIIETENALVPYYDHQDGEIVEVDQNDLFSNNRPSRLKLKHGDVVVLDDPQQGQRSFQIHEYLVRGNYYLYSAICLDHPLALLSLYVGAHTSRLEPSWEDMSLWYQVQRQTKVLNILRNQGILSKYLPEIVASGRIVHSGHCNKESPGGKCDHPWCGTPILVTSPVGEPLSSVVSNEGTFSADEAMRLCRDCLVALRSAAIANVQHGDICPENIIRVVEKQGNNIRNHHNQAMYVPISWGRAVLEDRDSPAINLQFSSSHALQHGKLCPSSDAESIVYIIYFITGGTMSQQDSIESALQWRENSWAKRSIQQHLGQVSALLKGFADYVDSLCGTPYPVDYDIWLTRLNKAVEGSADKGKMIEEVAITLRLEDAAESSGASGP